The following are from one region of the Ochotona princeps isolate mOchPri1 chromosome 15, mOchPri1.hap1, whole genome shotgun sequence genome:
- the XRCC6 gene encoding X-ray repair cross-complementing protein 6 isoform X2, translating to MFESQSEDELTPFDMSIQCIRSVYTSKIISSAHDLLAVVFYGTEKDKNSVNFKNIYVLQDLDTPGAKRVLELDRLKWPEGKQHFQDLIGHGSDYSLSEVLWVCANLFSDVQVKMSHKRIMLFTNEDNPHGNDSAKASRARTKASDLRDTGIYVDLMHLKKRGGFDVSLFYRDIISAAEDEELGVHFEESSKLEDLLRKVRAKETRKRVLCRLKFKLNQDVALSVGVYNMVQKANKPPPVRLYRETNEPVRTKTRTFSVNTGSLLLPSDTKRAQIYGNRQIVLEKEETEELKRFDEPGLILIGFKPLAMLKKHHFLRPSLFVYPEESMVSGSSTLFSALLTKCLAKEVLAVCRYTPRKNIPPYFVALVPQEEELDDQKIQLTPPGFQLVFLPYADDKRKVPFTDRVLANPEQVDKMKAIIQKLRFRYRSDSFENPVLQQHFRNLEALALDLMEPEQAVDLTLPKVEAMNQRLGSLMDEFKELVYPPDYNPEVKSAGRRSAEEGPGSKRPRVELSAEELKAHVSKGTLGKLTVPVLKEACRVHGLKAGPKKQELLDALTRHFRG from the exons ATGTTTGAATCGCAGAGTGAAGATGAACTAACTCCTTTTGATATGAGTATCCAG TGTATCCGGAGTGTTTACACCAGTAAGATCATAAGCAGTGCTCATGACCTCTTGGCAGTGGTCTTCTATGGTACCGAGAAAGACAAAAATTCagtgaatttcaaaaatatttatgtctTACAAGATTTGGACACTCCAG GTGCTAAACGCGTGCTGGAGCTTGACCGGCTGAAGTGGCCGGAGGGGAAACAACATTTCCAAGACTTAATTGGCCATGGATCCGACTACTCGCTAAGCGAAGTGCTGTGGGTCTGTGCCAACCTCTTCAGTGACGTCCAGGTCAAGATGAGCCACAAGAGGATCATGCTCTTCACCAATGAAGACAACCCCCACGGCAATGACAGCGCCAAAGCCAGCCGGGCCCGGACCAAAGCCAGTGATCTCCGAGACACAG GTATCTACGTGGACTTGATGCACCTGAAGAAGCGTGGGGGCTTTGATGTCTCTTTGTTCTACAGAGACATCATCAGTGCTGCGGAGGATGAGGAGCTGGGGGTTCACTTTGAGGAATCGAGCAAGCTAGAAGACTTGCTGAGGAAGGTTCGCGCCAAGGAGACCAGGAAGCGTGTGCTCTGCAG gtTAAAGTTTAAGCTCAACCAAGATGTAGCACTTTCTGTGGGCGTTTATAATATGGTCCAAAAGGCAAACAAGCCTCCACCAGTGAGGCTGTATCGGGAGACAAATGAACCAGTGAGAACCAAGACCCGCACATTCAGTGTCAACACAGGCAGTTTGCTTCTGCCCAGTGACACTAAGAGAGCCCAG ATCTATGGGAATCGTCAGATTGTGTTAGAGAAAGAGGAAACGGAGGAACTGAAGCGGTTTGATGAGCCAGGTTTGATTCTCATTGGCTTCAAGCCCTTGGCCATGCTGAAGAAGCACCATTTCTTGAGGCCCTCCCTGTTTGTGTACCCCGAGGAGTCCATGGTGAGCG GCAGCTCAACCCTGTTCAGCGCTCTGCTCACCAAGTGTCTGGCCAAGGAGGTCCTAGCAGTGTGCAGATACACGCCTCGCAAGAACATTCCCCCTTACTTTGTGGCTTTGGTACCACAAGAAGAGGAATTGGATGACCAGAAAATCCAACTGACTCCTCCAG GCTTCCAGCTGGTCTTCCTGCCCTACGCTGACGATAAACGCAAGGTGCCCTTTACTGACAGAGTCCTGGCCAACccggagcaggtggacaagatgAAGGCCATCATTCAGAAGCTCCGCTTCAGATACAG AAGTGACAGTTTTGAGAACCCGGTGCTGCAGCAGCATTTCCGGAACCTGGAGGCCTTGGCTTTGGACTTGATGGAGCCTGAACAAGCCGTGGACCTGACCT TGCCGAAGGTTGAAGCGATGAATCAGAGACTGGGCTCCCTGATGGATGAGTTTAAGGAGCTTGTCTACCCACCGGATTATAATCCTGAAGTTAAATCTGCTGGGAGGAGATCAG CTGAGGAAGGTCCTGGAAGCAAAAGGCCCAGGGTGGAGCTGTCTGCAGAAGAGCTCAAGGCGCACGTCAGCAAGGGCACGCTGGGCAAGCTGACGGTGCCTGTGCTGAAGGAGGCCTGCAGGGTGCATGGGCTGAAGGCAGGGCCCAAGAAGCAGGAGCTGCTGGACGCGCTCACCAGGCACTTCCGGGGCTGA
- the XRCC6 gene encoding X-ray repair cross-complementing protein 6 isoform X1: MSGWECYYKTEGDGDVEEEEESPEAGGEYTYSGRDSLIFLVDVSRAMFESQSEDELTPFDMSIQCIRSVYTSKIISSAHDLLAVVFYGTEKDKNSVNFKNIYVLQDLDTPGAKRVLELDRLKWPEGKQHFQDLIGHGSDYSLSEVLWVCANLFSDVQVKMSHKRIMLFTNEDNPHGNDSAKASRARTKASDLRDTGIYVDLMHLKKRGGFDVSLFYRDIISAAEDEELGVHFEESSKLEDLLRKVRAKETRKRVLCRLKFKLNQDVALSVGVYNMVQKANKPPPVRLYRETNEPVRTKTRTFSVNTGSLLLPSDTKRAQIYGNRQIVLEKEETEELKRFDEPGLILIGFKPLAMLKKHHFLRPSLFVYPEESMVSGSSTLFSALLTKCLAKEVLAVCRYTPRKNIPPYFVALVPQEEELDDQKIQLTPPGFQLVFLPYADDKRKVPFTDRVLANPEQVDKMKAIIQKLRFRYRSDSFENPVLQQHFRNLEALALDLMEPEQAVDLTLPKVEAMNQRLGSLMDEFKELVYPPDYNPEVKSAGRRSAEEGPGSKRPRVELSAEELKAHVSKGTLGKLTVPVLKEACRVHGLKAGPKKQELLDALTRHFRG, encoded by the exons GAGAATACACATATTCAGGAAGAGATAGCTTGATTTTTTTGGTTGATGTGTCCAGGGCTATGTTTGAATCGCAGAGTGAAGATGAACTAACTCCTTTTGATATGAGTATCCAG TGTATCCGGAGTGTTTACACCAGTAAGATCATAAGCAGTGCTCATGACCTCTTGGCAGTGGTCTTCTATGGTACCGAGAAAGACAAAAATTCagtgaatttcaaaaatatttatgtctTACAAGATTTGGACACTCCAG GTGCTAAACGCGTGCTGGAGCTTGACCGGCTGAAGTGGCCGGAGGGGAAACAACATTTCCAAGACTTAATTGGCCATGGATCCGACTACTCGCTAAGCGAAGTGCTGTGGGTCTGTGCCAACCTCTTCAGTGACGTCCAGGTCAAGATGAGCCACAAGAGGATCATGCTCTTCACCAATGAAGACAACCCCCACGGCAATGACAGCGCCAAAGCCAGCCGGGCCCGGACCAAAGCCAGTGATCTCCGAGACACAG GTATCTACGTGGACTTGATGCACCTGAAGAAGCGTGGGGGCTTTGATGTCTCTTTGTTCTACAGAGACATCATCAGTGCTGCGGAGGATGAGGAGCTGGGGGTTCACTTTGAGGAATCGAGCAAGCTAGAAGACTTGCTGAGGAAGGTTCGCGCCAAGGAGACCAGGAAGCGTGTGCTCTGCAG gtTAAAGTTTAAGCTCAACCAAGATGTAGCACTTTCTGTGGGCGTTTATAATATGGTCCAAAAGGCAAACAAGCCTCCACCAGTGAGGCTGTATCGGGAGACAAATGAACCAGTGAGAACCAAGACCCGCACATTCAGTGTCAACACAGGCAGTTTGCTTCTGCCCAGTGACACTAAGAGAGCCCAG ATCTATGGGAATCGTCAGATTGTGTTAGAGAAAGAGGAAACGGAGGAACTGAAGCGGTTTGATGAGCCAGGTTTGATTCTCATTGGCTTCAAGCCCTTGGCCATGCTGAAGAAGCACCATTTCTTGAGGCCCTCCCTGTTTGTGTACCCCGAGGAGTCCATGGTGAGCG GCAGCTCAACCCTGTTCAGCGCTCTGCTCACCAAGTGTCTGGCCAAGGAGGTCCTAGCAGTGTGCAGATACACGCCTCGCAAGAACATTCCCCCTTACTTTGTGGCTTTGGTACCACAAGAAGAGGAATTGGATGACCAGAAAATCCAACTGACTCCTCCAG GCTTCCAGCTGGTCTTCCTGCCCTACGCTGACGATAAACGCAAGGTGCCCTTTACTGACAGAGTCCTGGCCAACccggagcaggtggacaagatgAAGGCCATCATTCAGAAGCTCCGCTTCAGATACAG AAGTGACAGTTTTGAGAACCCGGTGCTGCAGCAGCATTTCCGGAACCTGGAGGCCTTGGCTTTGGACTTGATGGAGCCTGAACAAGCCGTGGACCTGACCT TGCCGAAGGTTGAAGCGATGAATCAGAGACTGGGCTCCCTGATGGATGAGTTTAAGGAGCTTGTCTACCCACCGGATTATAATCCTGAAGTTAAATCTGCTGGGAGGAGATCAG CTGAGGAAGGTCCTGGAAGCAAAAGGCCCAGGGTGGAGCTGTCTGCAGAAGAGCTCAAGGCGCACGTCAGCAAGGGCACGCTGGGCAAGCTGACGGTGCCTGTGCTGAAGGAGGCCTGCAGGGTGCATGGGCTGAAGGCAGGGCCCAAGAAGCAGGAGCTGCTGGACGCGCTCACCAGGCACTTCCGGGGCTGA
- the SNU13 gene encoding NHP2-like protein 1, producing the protein MTEADVNPKAYPLADAHLTKKLLDLVQQSCNYKQLRKGANEATKTLNRGISEFIVMAADAEPLEIILHLPLLCEDKNVPYVFVRSKQALGRACGVSRPVIACSVTIKEGSQLKQQIQSIQQSIERLLV; encoded by the exons ATG ACTGAGGCTGATGTAAATCCGAAAGCCTACCCCCTTGCGGACGCCCACCtcaccaagaagctcctggacctggTCCAGCAGTCGTGTAACTACAAGCAGCTTCGGAAAGGAGCCAACGAGG CCACCAAGACCCTCAACAGGGGCATCTCGGAGTTCATTGTGATGGCAGCGGACGCCGAGCCCCTGGAGATCATCCTGCACCTCCCGCTGCTGTGTGAAGACAAGAACGTGCCCTACGTGTTTGTGCGCTCCAAGCAGGCCCTGGGCCGGGCCTGCGGGGTCTCCAGACCCGTCATCGCCTGCTCCGTCACCATCAAAGAGGGCTCCCAGCTGAAGCAGCAGATCCAGTCCATCCAGCAGTCCATTGAGAGGCTCCTGGTGTGA